The DNA segment GAATTGTTGTTCGCGGGGGCTGAAACCCATGGCACATGTCCGGATGGGCGGATTCTGACCTTCAGTGATATGGAAGTGCGCGTTTCGGTGTATCGCACCTTGCACGACATTCCCTTGAACAGAATCGCGCTGCGGGGCCGGGCACTGTTGCGTCTTTCCCGACAGTTGTTTCGTCTGGAGCGGGTGGAAGTGCTCGCCGAAGCCGCAGCACAAGGCATGGACCGCGCCGAGGTACGCCTGAAATACCGCATCCGTTTGACCCGTGGCTGGGGCGACGGTATCGAACTGCCCGGTCAACCGGCCTACATGCTTTACGACGCCCCCCTGAGCGATGAACAGATCCCGCACATCCGGGCTTCAATCCTGCAAGCGGAGCAGACGGACGCCCTACCGGCGAGCATGATCGAGCGCGATTACTGGAGCGCTTATCTGCAAGAGCGCTACTCGCAAGAGATCCGCGCAATCGACGACGAAATCGATGCACTGCGTGAGCAACTCTGGACTGTGCTGGATGATCGGCTCGCGCGGGGTGAGATCGATGCGCAACAGTACGATCAGGAACTCGAGGATATAGGCAGGACCATGGAGGCGCAGCGCCGACAGAAGCTCATCACACTGACGCGCCGGGAGATTATTGATCTGCAGAGTTATGCCGGTGAGTCCGAGCTCCCCGGTCGTCTGTCGCCGACGCCCGGGCCGTCACGGCGACCGTAAAAGGTGCATCGAGTGACGGTCAGGTGCCAGGGGCTGGTGACGTATCCGGTTACTCATCCCCGGTCATGCAATATCTAGGTACCGCAGACGCAATGGCCCGACGTGGTCTGCTGATTGTTTCCCCAATAAGGAACAATCATGAACCCGATATCACCCAGCGCGCAGCCGAAGCAACCCGCTTCGCTCGCGCACCCTGCAAAACCGAAACCGACGCAAAGCCTGCACGGCCACTTCCTTGAGAAATCGATCCCTGCCTGGTTGACCAACGCCTCAGCGCAAAGACGCGAGGCGTTCAAGGGCGTCGCAACAGCACCGCCCTCCTGGTATCTGAACGCGACGCCGACCCAGCGCCAGGCCTTGAATGACAGCTTCAAGGCCAGCGTTGACGCGCAGAACAGTCTCGATAAAAGCATGGCAACCTTTCAGCCGGTCGAAGCGTTTGCCCGGCCTTTGCTGATCAAGGCTCTTGCGGACGAATATCAGCTGCAAGTGGACGTCGACACGATCCTGCTGTGTCTCCGTCGACCACTGGAGGTGGGTATTCTGGCAATAGAGCTGGACTCTTTCGAAGTGCTCAAACTCTCGTTGCTTGACGCCGCACTGCATAACTTCGAAGCCTGGGAGTGTGAACAGGGGGCTTACCACGCCACCTCCGGATTCGTGGTGGCAACGACCGAAGCCGGCAGCCATGAGGCCGTGAGCATCGCGATCTCGGTCAGCCAGTTCCTCGGATTGTGTCGCCGTCTGGACATTGGCAAGCAATATCAGACCTGGCTGCAGTCGTTCTTTCATCCTGCGGATGCAACGGCCGAAGCTGTACTTCGCGAGCGTTTCATCGCCAGCCAGAAAGCGACAATGCGCGCCGCTGCCGAGCAGGCGTTGTTGACGAAGGACATCGAAGCTGCGCACTACGCGATGATCATTTCGGTGATCGAGGGCGAGCTCAATCCCTCGGTCGGCAACAAGCCCGTGTGGTTTCGCGATTTAAGTCTGATGAACAAGCGAATGACTGGCTGCGTGGTCTTTGTCATCAGCGAGAAGTACCGCTACAGCAGTGAATGGATTGTTTATATTCCGCACGATCCCGAGCACCCGTTCAAATGCTATCGCGGCGATGAAGACAAGGCAGAGTTCAAGCGGCTGCTGACGGCTCGAAGCACCCCGTCAACGTCAGGCGCTGAACCGACTGCCTATCAGCGCTTTCTCAGTCAGTTTTTGCCTTACGACCAACGTGGCGACTATTTCAGTCAGTTCACCCGCAAGGCAGCGGATTCACCCAATGACTTTTGGCGCTCCCCGTGGCGCATCGTCACCTCGTTTGGTCCTGGTGCGCCTTTCACGCGAATCAAGCAATTGCCCCCGCCGCCTGCCGCAAAACTCGAGCCTGAACCTGATCCATACATCGCGCCAGGCACGTTCCTGCAAAGGCAGCGCGGGCTGTGGGAAAGGAATCAGGATCTTTGGCAGTACCTCTACACCGAGAGCCGGGCAAAGGTGTTGGCTGATGCTCGAAGCCATGCCGTGCCCACCGACGATGTCGACGTCAAGGCGCGCGAGGCCAAACTGGCGCACCTGATGCAGATCGGCCTGCTCGGATTGAACGTGGTGTCGATGTTCGTGCCGGTGCTGGGCGAAGTAATGATGGTGGTGATGGCCGGGCAACTGCTTTACGAAACGCTTGAGGGCGCGATTGAATGGGGCGAGGGCGATCGCCGTGCCGCCAGGGATCATCTGATCGATGTGGCGGAGAATCTGGCGCAGATTGCAGTGATGGCGGGGGTGGGGGCGGGGGTGCGAAAAATCTCCAGCGCCACAGCCGTGCCGGTCATTGAACAGCTGCAGCCGGTACAGTTGCCCAACGGGCAAACCCGCCTGTGGAGAGCGAGCCTGCAAGGTTACGAGTCTGCTGTCACGCTGCCCGACAGTCCCGGCCCGAATCATGCCGGGCAGCATGTGTTTGAAGGGAAAACCTACATTCGCCAGGACGGCAAGGTCTACGAGCAGTTCTTCGATGACTCGATCGGCAAATGGCGCATCACGCATCCGAGCGACGCCAACGCCTGGCAGCCGGTGCTCGACAGCAATGGCCGCGGCGCCTGGCGGCATACGCTGGAGCGTCCACACACCTGGGATCGTCTGACTCTTTTGCGGCGTATCGGCCATGCAGCCGAAGCCTTCTCCGATGCACAGCTGATCAAGGCTGCCGATATCAGCGGTGTCAGTGAGGCCGCCCTGCGCAAGATGCACACCGATTCTGCGCTGCCACCACCGGAGCTGACCCAGGCGCTGCGCATGATACAGGCCGATAGCAACGCGGCGCGGGTCGTTGAGCAATTGCGCGGGACCCAACCGGTCGACGAACTCTATCTCTATGCGTTGCCGCTGATCACCGAAATGCCACGCTGGCCGGCGAATCGGGTGCTGGAAGTCTTCGACGGCGAGGCATTGTCCGGCAAGTCCGTCAGGTATGGTTCCGTTCGGGGCTATCGCGATGTCGGCGTCAAGGCACCGATTCAGATATCACGGGCCGATATCCTCAGCGGTGAGCTGCCAGCTCATATTCTCGCGGCGCTGGACGAGTCTGAAGTCACCCGGCTTCTCGGAGAGCAAGGTGCACGCGTGCGCGATGCCCGGCCGGCAGAGTTCGGCAAGCAGATCGCCGACTACGCCAGCACCCGTCAGTCGGCAATTTACGACAGCATCTACCTGGGGACTGACCCCGTCGACCCGCAGGTTGTGCGTTTGCAGAAGGCCTGCCCCGGACTCAGCGAACCGGCGGCACAGACCGTGCTGGCGCATGGGCGCCCCGATGAGCTGGAGCGACTCGGCGCAGGCCAGCGAGTACCACTGCGCCTGCTGGAAGAGGCACGCTGGTACGCGCGGCAAAGCCGACAGGTGGCGGCGTATGCCGGTCTGCGCAGCGAAAACGTTGCTTCGGCGGACAGCCGACGTCTGGCATTGCACACGCTGGAGCGATTGCCGGGTTGGCCTGACACCGTTCGTATCGAAGTGCGCGAGGGGCATGAGGCTGGCGTGCTGCTCGACAGCATTGGCAGCGAAACAGCCGGCGAAAAGAAATACCTGATCAAGAAGGGCGCTCAGTTTCAGGCATTCGACGAGCGCGGCGAGGCGCTCAACAGCCTGCCTCGAAACGGCGACAATTTTTACTCATCGATCATGCACGCGTTGCCTGATGACGCGCGCCGCAGCCTCGGTGTGCCTGAGGTCGGGCAGTCTGCCAGGTTGCAAGCGAAGATCCTCGATTACGCCGATCAGCATCAAGCAGAGGCGCCTGCGCTGCTGGCACCACAGGCCAAGTGGATCAAGCCGCCCGTGCGGGTCAGCGCTACGTTGATCGGTTATCCCGCCAGCGGACGCGGCGCGGGGCTGCCAGCGCCGCTGATCGCTCATGTGCGTGACGTTTATCCGCAAGTGACCGACGAACAGGCTCATGGCTTCATTCTTGAACAATATCGGACGGGAAATGACCACAGCGCCATTTTCGCGCTCTTGCAATCACGTCGGCGTGAGTGGGAGCAACTGAATGCGACACTGGATCAATGGGCCGGGACATCGACGCTGGCTCCTTGGGAACGCTCCGGAACCGATCACAAGTTTCGCGCCGCGCAAGCGCTGAAAACCTGCTGGCGCAACGCCTTGTCCACTGGAGTCGCGGGGGCCGATCAGCTCTCGATCATCACCTACGACCCGCTACCGGTGCTGAGCGCCGACTTCGCTCATGTACGTGAACTTTCGATTGGCGGCAACGGCGTGACTGACGCCAATGCTGACGCATTACTGGCGCGGTTTGCCAATGTGCAAAAGCTGTCGCTGGGGGAGCGGGGCAGTCTGTTTGGCGCCTACATGGAGCAGGAGCAGTCACTGACGACCCTGCCCTTGACCGTGACGCGAATGCCCGCGCTGAAAAAGCTCAAATTCAGAACGCGAGCCACGGTCATGGCTTCAAGTCTGTCAGCACGATTGCGTACATTGACCACCCTGGAAGAGCTTCATCTGGATGTTCTCAGCGGCGTAGATATTCCGCCTGGCCTGGACCTGACGCCCCTCAGGCGCCTGAAAAAACTCAAGATCGAAGCGCCGGGCCTGACGCAGTGGCCGGCTTATGTGGAGCAACTGCCTGAACTGGAACGACTGGACCTGACCCAGACTGCCATCGCTTCGCTGCCACAAACGCTGTATGTCGGCCACGAAAAACTCTGGGCGGGTTTGTCGCTGGACTGGTCGAAGTTTGCCCATGAGGCGTTCAAACCCGCTTACGACTATGTAAACAACTACATGGGGCAGTGGCGGCATCTGGTTGATCTGGACTTGATGGTTCGCCGCTATTGCGCTGGAGAATTGCAGTTTCTCACGGGCGAGGCCGGGCGTCTCAACCCGTTGCCTGAGCGGATCATGAGCCTGTGGAACACCCCGCAAACCCGGCTCAAGGCCGTGGAGATTCTGCGCGTGGAGCACACCGCCATTTTCCGCCAGTTCTATGAGGCCAGCGCATCAGGAGGATTGCGTACCGCGACGCCGGCAGCGCGCTGGCAAGCGCTGCCCAATGCGCGGGTGGTTCGTGCACTGGAGCAGAACTGGCGCGCAGCCATACGTCGGCGTTATCGCTTGAACGACGACGTTAGTCCGTTCGATGCCACGAACTGGACATCCGGCGGCGGTCTTGACGATGCCAGCCTGTTTGAACTGGTTGACACCGCATGGTTACAGGGCGAGGAGTCGGTCAGTGAGCTGCCGCAATTGCCAGCCGGAACGTTTGCGCATGTGCAGACCGTTCGGCTGGACCGGTTGAACGTGCCGATCGAGCAGATTCGCGGGTTCCTCCAGGCATTCAGTGGCGTCACCCGCCTGGACATCACCGCCTGCGGATTGACAGAAGTGCCGGTCCGGCCTGCCGACGTCATTCAGCTGACACAGCTGGATCTGTCTCTCAACCGTATTGCCGTTACCCCTGAGGTCCAGAGCCAATTCAATGCGCTGAACAAACTGGAACATCTCAATGCCCGGCTCAATCGCCTGGACACACTGGACGTTTCGCGCCTGACAGGGCTCAAGACGCTGAACCTCAGCTCAAATGGATTCAATCAATGGCCGAAAGGGGCGGACAGCCTGGCGCATTTGCAGGTACTGGATCTGCGTCATAACACCATCGGATCGATCCCCGAACAGGTGCTTGCCAACGACGCGGTGCTGCTCAAGACGCGCTTGCTCAACAACCGTTTCAGTGTCGCCGGCGAGGCGGATTTGAGAACGGCGCAGCGCCGGATCGAGATGACCATCGGTCTGCCCGACGGCGCCTTGCAACGGTTCGACGCGCAATCCGTGTCATTGCCAGGCATTTCAAACGCGACCCCGCAGGAAAGTGCGCTGGATCGCGCCGGTCAGCTGTTGGCGCTCCCGCCGGTCGCTGCAATCGGCGGCGGCGCCGACATGAGCGCCCGGGCGCTGGAACTATTTCCCTCGTTGACGCTTGAACAAGCGCAAGCCTTCGTTGCGCGCTTACGCAACGAAGGGCTGCTCCCAGAGCAAGTGGCGGACAGGCTGAACCAGTGGCGAGCTCAAGACGAGACGCTGACGCGTGAGTTGAACGGCTGGATTTTCAACCCGGCGCAGGGGCCTGGCGAAGGCGTGTCGTCGTCCACGAGACGCTTCGACGCGACGCGGATCCGCAATTGCTGGCGCGACGGCGTTACGGCGCTGACCGAGTCCGCCGGACAGACGCTGAGCTTTTCAGCGGGGCTCATCGGTGATTTGCCCGCGTTGTCAGCCATGTTTCCCCATGTACGCACACTCGACCTGACGGGGGTCAAGTTTACTGTCGAGAGTTTCAATCGCTTTTGCCCGGCGTTCCCTGAGTTGACCACCCTGATGCTCAACGGCAACGCCTTGGAGCGTCTGCCGGAAGCGGTCGCTCGTCTGAGCCGGCTGGAGCGCCTGGAATTGAGCGGCAATCGCCTGGCCGCAGCGCAAACCGTGTACCAGTACGCGGCCGGAGCGCGGCTGCGCTGGCTCGATCTCAGCCACAATCAGCTGGAAGAATTCAACGCCAGAACCTTCAGCCGTCTGGAAACCCTCAACCTGGGCCAGAACGGTCTGGATTTCTGGCCTGACGGCGTCCTCGAACTGGCGCATCTGCGAAGGCTGGACCTGTCGGGTAACAACATCATGTTCTTCCCGGATCGGCTGTTGGGCGGCAACCATGAAAGGCTGGTGGCCGGTGCTGACTTGTCGGACAACTCACTGTCGCTTAACGCACTGGAGCAACTAAGGGATTACAGCGACGCGCAGGGTGGCAGTGATGTGATGGGCTACTCGGCAGCGTTTTTACAGCGCGAAATTACCGAGCGCCTTCTTGAGTCCGATAGCGATTCCGGCTCCGGCTCCGGGACGGACTCGGGCTCGGATTCCGATAGCGACGACGGCGATGACCCGCGTGGCGGTGGCAGTGGCGCTGACAGGCGCGTTGATGCGCATGCCGTTGTGGAAGCTGCGGAGGACATTGCCAATCCGG comes from the Pseudomonas granadensis genome and includes:
- a CDS encoding NEL-type E3 ubiquitin ligase domain-containing protein — encoded protein: MNPISPSAQPKQPASLAHPAKPKPTQSLHGHFLEKSIPAWLTNASAQRREAFKGVATAPPSWYLNATPTQRQALNDSFKASVDAQNSLDKSMATFQPVEAFARPLLIKALADEYQLQVDVDTILLCLRRPLEVGILAIELDSFEVLKLSLLDAALHNFEAWECEQGAYHATSGFVVATTEAGSHEAVSIAISVSQFLGLCRRLDIGKQYQTWLQSFFHPADATAEAVLRERFIASQKATMRAAAEQALLTKDIEAAHYAMIISVIEGELNPSVGNKPVWFRDLSLMNKRMTGCVVFVISEKYRYSSEWIVYIPHDPEHPFKCYRGDEDKAEFKRLLTARSTPSTSGAEPTAYQRFLSQFLPYDQRGDYFSQFTRKAADSPNDFWRSPWRIVTSFGPGAPFTRIKQLPPPPAAKLEPEPDPYIAPGTFLQRQRGLWERNQDLWQYLYTESRAKVLADARSHAVPTDDVDVKAREAKLAHLMQIGLLGLNVVSMFVPVLGEVMMVVMAGQLLYETLEGAIEWGEGDRRAARDHLIDVAENLAQIAVMAGVGAGVRKISSATAVPVIEQLQPVQLPNGQTRLWRASLQGYESAVTLPDSPGPNHAGQHVFEGKTYIRQDGKVYEQFFDDSIGKWRITHPSDANAWQPVLDSNGRGAWRHTLERPHTWDRLTLLRRIGHAAEAFSDAQLIKAADISGVSEAALRKMHTDSALPPPELTQALRMIQADSNAARVVEQLRGTQPVDELYLYALPLITEMPRWPANRVLEVFDGEALSGKSVRYGSVRGYRDVGVKAPIQISRADILSGELPAHILAALDESEVTRLLGEQGARVRDARPAEFGKQIADYASTRQSAIYDSIYLGTDPVDPQVVRLQKACPGLSEPAAQTVLAHGRPDELERLGAGQRVPLRLLEEARWYARQSRQVAAYAGLRSENVASADSRRLALHTLERLPGWPDTVRIEVREGHEAGVLLDSIGSETAGEKKYLIKKGAQFQAFDERGEALNSLPRNGDNFYSSIMHALPDDARRSLGVPEVGQSARLQAKILDYADQHQAEAPALLAPQAKWIKPPVRVSATLIGYPASGRGAGLPAPLIAHVRDVYPQVTDEQAHGFILEQYRTGNDHSAIFALLQSRRREWEQLNATLDQWAGTSTLAPWERSGTDHKFRAAQALKTCWRNALSTGVAGADQLSIITYDPLPVLSADFAHVRELSIGGNGVTDANADALLARFANVQKLSLGERGSLFGAYMEQEQSLTTLPLTVTRMPALKKLKFRTRATVMASSLSARLRTLTTLEELHLDVLSGVDIPPGLDLTPLRRLKKLKIEAPGLTQWPAYVEQLPELERLDLTQTAIASLPQTLYVGHEKLWAGLSLDWSKFAHEAFKPAYDYVNNYMGQWRHLVDLDLMVRRYCAGELQFLTGEAGRLNPLPERIMSLWNTPQTRLKAVEILRVEHTAIFRQFYEASASGGLRTATPAARWQALPNARVVRALEQNWRAAIRRRYRLNDDVSPFDATNWTSGGGLDDASLFELVDTAWLQGEESVSELPQLPAGTFAHVQTVRLDRLNVPIEQIRGFLQAFSGVTRLDITACGLTEVPVRPADVIQLTQLDLSLNRIAVTPEVQSQFNALNKLEHLNARLNRLDTLDVSRLTGLKTLNLSSNGFNQWPKGADSLAHLQVLDLRHNTIGSIPEQVLANDAVLLKTRLLNNRFSVAGEADLRTAQRRIEMTIGLPDGALQRFDAQSVSLPGISNATPQESALDRAGQLLALPPVAAIGGGADMSARALELFPSLTLEQAQAFVARLRNEGLLPEQVADRLNQWRAQDETLTRELNGWIFNPAQGPGEGVSSSTRRFDATRIRNCWRDGVTALTESAGQTLSFSAGLIGDLPALSAMFPHVRTLDLTGVKFTVESFNRFCPAFPELTTLMLNGNALERLPEAVARLSRLERLELSGNRLAAAQTVYQYAAGARLRWLDLSHNQLEEFNARTFSRLETLNLGQNGLDFWPDGVLELAHLRRLDLSGNNIMFFPDRLLGGNHERLVAGADLSDNSLSLNALEQLRDYSDAQGGSDVMGYSAAFLQREITERLLESDSDSGSGSGTDSGSDSDSDDGDDPRGGGSGADRRVDAHAVVEAAEDIANPAQDVAAPAMDIWMTHTHVDAREARRTLWLQLAQQANHEPFFHLLSTLPDTLEFRLSGADLTHRVWQVIQAATENAELRDLLFLNAETHGTCPDGRILSFSELETRVYEYNALRDIPRHRPDQRGRALLDLTRRLFRLERVDRLAEAAAKNKDRAEVRLQYRIGMTRGWPDGLQLPAQPEHMLYATPIRGQRLLDARAAVLAEEASDRFLEDLIGRDYWIRYLRERNPEAFEALELNASRRLEEVEDSYPDKEDNEVTRNRYLEAMAALEVELAEARIEKLKELSRAHMQNLAAVGEGAAQPAPSSPQPGPSSRP